DNA from Leishmania donovani BPK282A1 complete genome, chromosome 34:
CCGCCCGCATCAGTCCGTGTACGTCTTCGAAGACTTCGATGCGATCGGTGACGCCTGGGAGGCTTTGATAAACATGCAAGCGCGGCAGAGGAAGCTGGCgggggagcggcagctgggGAAGTGGACGAAGTCCTCTGGCGGCAAGGTGAGAGGCAGCGATGACGGTGATGGTGACAAGTCGCAGGCGGCTTCACCTTCCTCGTCTGCGGGCTCAAGATCTGGCGAGTCTTTCGACAGTCACGAGGACtacggcagcgacagcgacgacggcgactcGGAGTGCAGGGGCACGTTTCTACTGAGAGATAGCGTGCCAGAGGAGCTCACCCGAGACCATCTCACGGTAGAGCGCTTCATTGACCTCTTCAACGGATTGAACCTGCCCGACTCCTTCATCGCCGTCTTCACCACGAATCATCCAGAGAGGATCAACCCGCTTATCGCGTCCTCGTCCGTGATGGATGTGACGTTGAACATGGGGATGCTCGATGATGAATGTGCGACGCAGATGGTCGAGCACTACTATGCTGCCGAGCTCGCCGATCAAAcggtggacggcggcggccgacgGCACCTCTCCACCTCACAGCTCGCGGCTCTGCGTGCGGCACTGCGGGTGTTTAATGCCAGCTCCACTGGACTGAGcggggcgctgctggagaagatgTGCGTCGAATGCGACACAGTCGCCGCCTTGACGGCACGCCTGAGCTCAGTGGACTCTTTTGACGCGGTGGACGTGTTTTAGGGGGCGCCTCTCTAAAGTTACACGTCCGCGCAATCTCGCGCGATGTGCGGGCACGGCGGCCCGCCAATGCTGCTTTAGTCGCCTCTTTAAATCGTTACCCGCGACGGCATGTCGGCGtctccatctccctctccctctctatgtgcctgtgcacgtgcgtgtgttgggTGCATCCtctgctccgctgcggccTTTCGCCACCCCCCCTTCCTGATCGGCTCTGTGCGACGCGGCCATTTTCTTCTTCGCTCGGCCGTTGTGGATTTCGCGTTGAACTCCCGTCCTGCCCTCTTTGGCCGCGTGTGAGCGCGGAACGCGTCCCCGTGCTGCAGGACCCTTCGCGGTGCGTGTTGGGTGAAGAAGAACCCGGCGTGCTCTGTGGGCGGGCGTGTGGTGCGGCTGTATCGCCCTCTACGCTTCTGTTGCACGCACAGCCCCGCGCCGGCCCTGCTGGTCCGCTCCTTCTCGCGGTCttccaccaccagcaccaacagacacccccttctcctccagtgttgttgctgccgctgcggatgctgTTGCCGGGGCCGAGGACAGAGACATGTGTAGAAGCAgggcgagagaagcgcaAGCAATCACATGCGCACGTCGGCTAGCACGCGTAGCCCACCCCCTTCACCCATCCAACCATACGCAGCACCCCCCCAGCATGGACGAAAGAAGACACGCGACCTGatcgacacacacgccgaccttccggcgcgcacgccatAAGCGACCCTGCCTCCGCAAGACTGCAAGCGTTCACCTCGCGTGTGCACCCTTGATGAGcacgtgtctgtgcctgcgtgcaTGTCTGCGCCGCGCGAAACATGCcgggcagccgcagcaacaggctctctctctcttaccTCTTTGCGCGACTGGTGCGCCCTCGTTGCTGCCCCCGGCCCCGCCCctgccctcttccctccttgTACCATCGACATCTtcacaccccaccccaccctctcttctcctgtGCACTGATatccgcacgcacacacacacacgtgtataTCGATAACTGTATGCGCATGTGCAATGCAGCACAACGTCGTCGCTACACCTGCCATCCTCCGTAAGCTAACTCGCAAAGGTCTTGCTCCGAGCCCTacccgccgcccccccccaccaccaccaccttaTTTTCTTTCCTTGCATTGTGTGCTCTTCCGGGTCTTAGAAGGAGCAAGTACCTGTCTTATCATTCCGCCCagcctgcacgcacacacatacgccaTTGTCGAGCTCGCGTGGTACCTGTCAGGGTACCTTCGATCGCTGCTATTCGTATTGCACTCCTCGCACGCTTCCCGAAGCGTCCGCTCCTCGCAGTCAAGATGGCGGCTCAGATGGTGCCGATAGACCCGGACAAGAAGGATGATGTCTACTACCGTTACAAGATGCCCGCCGTGCAGACCAAGGTggagggcagcggcaacggtatcaagacggtgctgccgaACATTCACGACATCTGTCTGGTGATCAACCGCCCGGAGGAAGTGCTCATGAAGTACTTTCAGTTCGAACTCGGAGCGCAGCGTACGGTGTCGACGAAGGACGACAAGTTCCTGTTGATGGGCGCCCACCCCACGGAGCGCATGCAGGACAAGCTGTACGACTTCATTCGAAAGTTTGTGTTGTGCAAGTACTGCCGCAACCCGGAGACGGCCATCCACCTCGACGCTGGCAAGAAGGGCTCCGCTTCCATCAGTATGGTGTGCGGTGCGTGCGGTAAGCGGTCCAACTTCGATGAGCACCGTACCAAGACCTTCATGGCGCAGTACTACGAGAAGCATccggtggaggcgaaggcggccaagggtgccgcagaggcgcgcaAGAAGGACGACGCCCCGGCGGCTGATGAAGTGGCCGCGCCGACCAAGCCGGAGAAGGAGTCGGGCAAGTCGGTCGGCAAGTCGGATCTCAGGGACGACCGCGAGGACCCCAAGGTCGTtttcgcgcgtgtgctgaAGGAGTCCTGGGGCAAGAACGACGAGCTTGTTGGGCGCACCGTGCGTCTGCTGAGCCAGTACAACCTGCCGGAGCACTACGGgccgccgatggcgctgtctgcgatgctgctggagcaccGTGATGACCTGCTGTCGACCATgaagacgcacgcgcgtctgcTGAAGCGGCTTTGCACGGTGCCGGAGCTCTTCTCCCGCTCGGAGGGCTACGACGAGAAGGAGTTGACGGAGTTCTACAAGCGTGAAAAGAAGATTCAGAAGACGTTCCTGCGCGAGTGCGCCAAGGAGTTTGCCACCAACTTCACCCCCGACAAGTTCGCCGTTCTCATCTTTATGCTGTTTGTGGAAGGTGTCCTTCGTGACCGCAGCATCGCCGATTGGGCGAAGGACACAAAGCCcttcagcgacggcgacccgaaggtgcaggaggagatgcggcAGAAGGTAGCACCGATCGTCTCCTGGCTCGGCATGGATGCTAAGGCAGACGCGTAGAAAGTGCACAAGTGTCAGGAGAAAAGCAGAAGAAaggcgtatgcgtgtgcctgtatgtgtgtatgtgtgcccgtaagcgtgtgtctgtgtgttgtGAAGGCTTAATGCTGCACGTAAGGCGTTGGTAACAACAAGGcaaacggaaaaaaaaacgaatgAAGGAAAAACGAGTCGGTGGTGTGGTGTGCGCCAGAGGTGCGGGCGGCTTGTGCGAGTGCAAATTCaatgcgtgcgcgcatgtgggCAAGACGAACAGGTGAAGCGCACGGCTTTTGTGTTGTTTTCGCGCGATAAGCGCTGGCGATTTTTGGCACCCCCACACGCTGCTCCTGCCGTCCTCTTGTGCAACCCTACACCTCCCATGCAGACGTATGCTGAATGCCACCAACGTGTATACATGCTCGCGCACACCTTCGCGAACGGCGaatggtgtgtgtgtgggggggggcatcAGCTCGTCTCTGCTGCCGAACGCACTAGTGTATGGCTACCGCGCACTTCGCATGTTGGTCTCGCGCACTCTTCTCGCTGTCtccgcttccttctcttttctcgcCGTTAACCGTCCCTGCGGACGCTCAtgctccctctttctctcctcagGCCTTGTCGCCGTCTCCACCCCTCACTGAGCGCGTTACCGCCGTTACAGCCTTGCCGCTCTCCCGTAAGGCACCGTTGCGCACATGTGCGGGTCCGTGCGCAGGTTTTACGCGTCGCTGCAAGTAAACAACGAATCATTAAACCGAGAAGAAACGTCCGTTTGGCGACTCGCGAAAGTCGGCGGGAAACCAGATCAGCAGTCGGTAGGGCAATCGGAAAAGGGAGGGTGGGACCCCCAGTCGCTTTCCTGCTCTCTTCAatctgtgtgcctgtctgtctgctCCTCCCTCTACTCGTTAGACGGCCGTGCTGACGGTGCGCCATCGTGTGTAGCCCGCCTCGTTGCTCGCCACTCGCCTCCAGCTTCTTTGTCTCCTTGAGGGCGCGTACCGTTCCGTTTCACGTCCATCTCCTCGTGACTaaccaccccctccttcctaGCTCAGCGGCCCTCACGTAAAAGGTGAAGCGCgtacgcatacgcacacgaCGGCACACGCAATGTCTCAGACTGCCACCACGGCTGCGCAGTttgtgcagccgctgcttgATAAGCCGGTGGAGGTGACCTCGATCAAGTACAGTCTCCTCTCTGAAGACACGATCCACCGCCTCTCGGTCCTGCCCTGCCACCGCGTGATCGGGACCGAAAAGAACTTCGGCGTCAACGATGGCCGCCTTGGCCCGAGTGACCGCTTATCGGTGTGCAACACCTGCGGTCAGCGCAGCATCGAGTGCACTGGCCACGCCGGCCACATCGACCTCGAGGTGCCCGTCTTCCACCTCGGCTACTTCTCTGCAGTCATTCGAGTATGCCGCACAATCTGCAAGCGCTGCTCCAACGTGCTCCTCACGCGAGAGGAAATGGAGTACTACCTGCACCGGCTGAGGTCCACGACAcacgagccgcagcagcgcgccgccatcatcaAGGGCATCCAGGAGGACGCCTACaagacgcgcgtgtgcctcaTGTGCGGTGGGCTGAACGGCACGGTGCGGCGGGTGCGGCCAATGCGCATCGTCCATGAAAAGTACCTCGTCGATttgcgccgcggcgagcagGCGAATGAGGACCCGACGGCGTTTTTccaggaggagctgcggtCTGCTGCGATGCACAACTCGGAGGTGGGCGCGCACAAGGAGTTCGTACACGAGTTCCTGCACCCGCAGCGTGTGAAGGAGCTTTTTGAAGCGATTCCGCGGGAGCAGGTGCCGTTGCTAGGCCTGCAACCTGGCACCAGTCCATGCAGCCTTCTCATCAGCACCTTGCTCGTCCCacccgtgtgcgtgcggccGCGCGGCATGTCGACGACGAACCACATCCGCGAGGATGACTTGACGACGCAGTACAACGAGATTCTAATCTGCTCTGACATGATGAGCGACGGCACAAacgacgccgcgcgcagcgTAGAGACgtgggagctgctgcagacgcgtgtggcgcggctgctggatgcggcgctgccggggTTTCCTTCGCACCTGCGCACCGTCGAGTGCAAGTCCTACGCGCAGCGCATGAAAGGCAAGCAGGGCCGTTTCCGGGGCAACCTTAGCGGCAAACGCGTCGACTTCTCTGGACGGTCTGTCATTTCACCCGACCCAAACCTTCGCATCGACGAGCttgccgtgccgctgcgcgtcgcgcgtgtgctgaCGTACCCGCAGCGCG
Protein-coding regions in this window:
- a CDS encoding eukaryotic translation initiation factor 5, putative, giving the protein MAAQMVPIDPDKKDDVYYRYKMPAVQTKVEGSGNGIKTVLPNIHDICLVINRPEEVLMKYFQFELGAQRTVSTKDDKFLLMGAHPTERMQDKLYDFIRKFVLCKYCRNPETAIHLDAGKKGSASISMVCGACGKRSNFDEHRTKTFMAQYYEKHPVEAKAAKGAAEARKKDDAPAADEVAAPTKPEKESGKSVGKSDLRDDREDPKVVFARVLKESWGKNDELVGRTVRLLSQYNLPEHYGPPMALSAMLLEHRDDLLSTMKTHARLLKRLCTVPELFSRSEGYDEKELTEFYKREKKIQKTFLRECAKEFATNFTPDKFAVLIFMLFVEGVLRDRSIADWAKDTKPFSDGDPKVQEEMRQKVAPIVSWLGMDAKADA